The Desulfuromonas acetexigens genomic sequence GCTGCTCGGTGTCTCCTTCGCCTTCATCAGCGGCTCGGACAGCGCCCTGCTCTTCGAAACCCTGAAGCATTCGGGGCAGGAAGAAGACTACGCCCGCCACGACGGGCGCATGACCGGCGCCGCCCAGCTCGGCGAAGCCTGCGGCGCCCTCGGCGCCGGCCTCATGTATGCCGCCGCCCCCCTGCTCCCCTTCTTCGCCCAGATCGGCGTCTGGCTGCTGGCCCTGCTCATCAGCCGCTCCCTCAGGGAAACGCCCGTCGACCATGCGCCCCTGCCCCACTCCCACCTGACCGAGGCGTTGCAGATCGGCCGCGAGGCGCTCCTCGACAACCGCCATCTGCGCTACACCATTTTCCTCTCCACCGTCCTCGGCCTCGCCTCCTTCTTTCCGGTCTGGCTGATCCAGCCGACCATGCAGCAAAACGGCGTCCCCCTCGCCTGGTTCGGGCCGATCTGGGCGCTGGCCAATCTTACCGTGGCCCTGACTTCACTGCTCAGCCAGCGAACCTTTTTTCATCTGGGGGAACGGGGGTTGGGCGTGCTCTTTCTGCTGCTGACGGTGGCGGGCTATGCCGGGCTTGGCTGGTTCGAGGCCTGGTGGGGGTTCGTCTTCTACTTCCTGCTCACCGCCATGCGCGGCCTGCAGGGGCCCCGGTTGCGCCACCATCTGCAACAGGCGAGTCGCCGCCGGAACCGGGCCAGCATCCTCTCCCTGAAATCCTTGATCTTCCGCCTGCTCTTCGTCCTCGGCGGCCCCCTGGTCGGCTACAGCGCCGATACCCTCGGCCTGCATCCCACCTTTCTGCTGCTGGGAGCGGCCTTCGCCCTCAGCCTCCCCCCCCTGCTCTTCCTCTTTTTGACCACCCTCCCCACAGGGCGAACGGAGTCGAGCTGAATGTCGACGCCACTCAAAGATTAGCGCATATTTATTTTAGGCATTGTCCCCACTTCGCCAAACGGTTATAAAAAACGTATACGGTATCCGCTAACAAGGAGGGTTGGCCATGCACTATGAGGTTCCCAACAGCGCCCACCGGCATCTGGGACTCGGCGCCTGGGTGGAAATCATCGAAGCCTACGACCTGCGGGAAGAAACCAACGCCATCCACGTCGCCGCCATGCGCGTCGGCAGCCAGACCATCGCCTGTGGCGACAGAAGCAAATCCTTCGACAAACCCTTGCGCCCCCACGAAGGGCAGATCATCGCCATCGAACGGCAGTCGGATCGCACCCTCTTCCAGATTCATTTGTAAAAAAGGGGCGATCCGACTGATCGCCCCTTGCTTTTTCCTTCCCCAACCCCGCCGCTGAACAGCCTTAAGCCCCGTCACTGCCATTCTTCACCAAGACCAACTGAGGTTTCGACTTTCTCCGCCCCGGCGTTGTCGGCTGAAATTCGGGAACCATCTCCTGCAGTTTTTCGACCACGCCGTCAAGATCCAGGGATCTGGCCAGCTGATAAAGTTCCTCGATCTGGCGAACCAGCACCGCCTCATCGCACTCCGCAGCCTTGGCTACCATGATCTTCTCATGGCAGGTCGGCTGCACCCCCTCCCCGGCCAAGAGCAGTTCCTCATAGAGTTTTTCCCCCGGGCGCAAGCCGGTAAAGATGATCTCGATATCCTCGTAGGGCTGATAACCGGAAAGCTGGATCAGTTCCTCGGCCAGCTTGACGATCTTCACCGGCTCGCCCATATCGAGCAGGAAAATTTCTCCGCCCTTACCCATGGAAGCGGCCTGCAGCACCAACTGGCTCGCTTCAGGGATGGTCATGAAATACCGAGTCACCTCGGGATGGGTCACCGTCACCGGCCCACCCTTGGCGATCTGCTCCTTGAAAATGGGGATGACGCTGCCGTTGCTGCCCAAAACGTTGCCGAAACGTACCGTCACGAAATTGGTCCGGCTGCGTTTCGCCAAGGCCTGAACATAGAGCTCCGCCGCCCGCTTGCTGGCTCCCATGACGTTAGTGGGGTTGACCGCCTTGTCGGTAGAGATCATGACAAAGCGCTCGGCACCAAACCGATGGGCGGCATCGGCGATAATCCGGGTGCCGCGTACATTGTTGTTGGCCGCCTCGGCGGGGTTGCATTCCATCATCGGCACATGCTTGTATGCCGCCGCGTGAAAAACGACCTCAGGAAGAAACTCGTCAAAAATCGCCTCCACCCGGGCCTTGAAACGGATGTCGCCGACAATCGGCACAATCGGAACGGTCGGAAAAGACGAACGCAACTCGCTCTCAATGAGGAATAACGGCGTTTCGCCGTTTTCAAACAACACCAGCTTTTTCGGCTGAAACCGAGCAATCTGACGACAGATCTCGCTTCCGATTGAACCGCCGGCCCCGGTTACCAACACCCGTTTTCCTTGAAGGTAGTTGGCGATTCGCGCCCAATCGAGACATGCCGGTTCCCGGCCAAGCAGGTCTTCAAGTTCCACATCCTTGACCTGCTGAATACTGACCTGCCCGTGAATCATCTGCCCCATCCCCGGCAAGGTTTTGCACACCACCCCCGTATTGCGGCAAAGCTCGACAATCCGGCGCAATTCCACGCCCGAAGCGGAAGGGATGGCAATGATGATTTCATCCACCCCTTTTTCCTGACAGATGCGCCCGGCCCGACGGACTTTTCCCATCACTGGAAAGCCCTGGAAACGCTGCTTCCGCTTGTGGGGATCATCATCGACAAAACCGACCATCTCCAGGTTCAGCGCCGGGTTCATCCGGATCTCCCGGGCAATCATCTGCCCGGCATCCCCGGCGCCGACAACCAGAATCCGCTTACGGGGCAAACGGTTACGGGAAGGCATGGGCAGATAATGCTCGCGAAAAGCACGGGTGATAAAACGCACCCCGCCCATGGTCATAAAGCAGAAAACCCAGTCGAGAACGAGCACGGTTCGGGGAATTCCCCCCCCGCGAAACGCCAGAAATGCATAGAGCAGCACAAGCAGCGACGCGATCACGTTGGCTTTGACGATCACCACCAGATCGGCCATGGAGACATAACGCCACCAGCCCCGCAACAACCCGAGCCATCCAAAGACCCCCAGCTTGATCAGGAGCACCGCCGGAAGCAGGCTGTAAAAACGGGAAAGGTACGTCTCAGGAATCCGGAAATCGAAACGCAGGGCAAAAGCCGCCCACAGGGAGCCAGCCACAATGGCCACCTGCAGAAGGATAATCAAAATAATCCGACTTCTTTCCAACACCCGTTGCATAAACCCCAAACTCCCCTTAAAAATTTCAAGACAATTGAACTACCAGATACGATTGCGCAATCTTTTTTCTGAACGACTCGCCGAGAGTCGACCAATCGAGCAGATCTACCTTGAAGGGCAAATCCGATTCCGTGAAAGCTTCTTTCAGATCGAGCATCTGCAGACAAGGCAGCGGAACCGGGGAGATCACCACCAGGTCCAGATCCGAAAAAGGCTTCAGGTTTTCACCATGCACCCGGGAACCAAAAGCCCAGACTTCCATCCCTGGAACAAGCGTCCTCAGAATTCGTTGAATGATCCGCAGATCCTTTGGTTCCACCTGCAATTCAGGCATGGCGACGTTCGGAGTGAAGATAATCGAGGCTTCGCTGCAATTGCCGCAAGACTTTTTCGAAAGAAGAAATATCGAGTTTCACGACCAATCCCGCGTTAAAGACAACCTGAGTTTTTTTGACAGGATAAAAGCGGATAAGAACCAATTACAGTCTTTGGCGATTTTGTGTCAATTGCACGGTGGGCAAGGTCACCCTCGGTAGACGCATGCGAAGACATTGACTGTTCAGCAGTTCCCGCCAATAGGGCCAGACATGGCCACTGACATTCTGCAAGCAAAATGCATCAATACCCGCCTGATCCATGCGCTCCTGCATCCGGTATTCCGCGATAAACACCGCTTCAATAGTGGCCCGAGGGGAGGCTTTCGCGTCATTGTCGCTGTCGTGGACCCAGCGCGCGCCAAGATCGACAAACACGCGCAGCAAGTAACCGCCGGCATCCAGTTCCACGAGGCTGGACGCCTTGAGAAAGTGCCTTGCCTGAAAGGTCAGCGTATCGAAATCAGCAGACTTCGGCTCAAAGTCCTCCATGCAGAGCGCCGTAACCTCACGGAGATAAATGTCTTCGATCTCAAGCGTATCAATGGCTTTTTGCAACTCAGGGCTGATCATCCACATTTTTTCCAATCCCGTTCGGATTCAGGGAGTGATGAAGACACAACCTTGTAGTTATGACGTTTTTGCTGGAGGGCAGGCAACGGAAACGATGTCCAGCGCGGCGGACGCAAGTCTTCCATGCCGGCACGGTGTTTCAGAAAAGCCAGGGTTTCGGGAAGCTCCGCAGCCAGTCGCAACAACTTGTCCATCGCCTCAGACTGAGCCACGTCATCAGATTCATACTTGGAGAAGGCCACCGGTCCCCCACCGAAAAGTTTAGCGGCTTCAGCCTGGCTGATCCCCATCCGCTCACGCAGGGCACGCACTTCGGCGCCACTCAGTAATCCGTCAACCCGCTTTCTGAAAGCCATCATGGCACGTTTATTCGCTCGCAACTGAGCGGCGTCGCTCTGTTCGCCGCCACAAACATTGCACAGATGGTAGTGCAGATCCAGTTCAGCGGTTTGCCCTTTATATTCCACCTTGTTCTTGCCGATCTGCTCGTGAAGATGGCCTTCAGCGCACAGGGGACAGACCTGTAATGAATCATTCATGGCGATCTCCTCTATGTTGAAAGGTGGCAAGAAACCAGAAGCAGCAGGGTACCGGTTTTGCCGATGGCAAATTTCAGGTAGTAATCAACGGCAAGTTCTTTACGCGCAGCCGGCACCCACTCACGACGGGTCAGGGTATATGCATCACAGGCGGCCCAAGGTCCGGCTGGTTGTTGTTGACACCACTGTGCACCGGAAAAACGCCCGACCTTAACGGCTTCCACGATCAACTCGGCCAATTCATCCGCATCCAGGGCCAATTGTTGCACATCCTCAACACACCTTCGCGTCCAGACTCGAACAACGGAACCTCCGGCTCCCAGTAATTCAAGAACCTCCGTTATCGGATACAACGGACCACCAGGTATTTTCCGATCACCACCAACTTCCGGCAAGTCGCCGGTAAAACGTGAAACAATCATAACATTTACCATAGTGGTAAATCAACAAGGCAAGGGATAGGAACGTCAAAACCCGGAGAGAGGGAATTTTCTGCAACCCTCATCCCGCGTTCCTCATCTTTGTCATGGCGGCAAACTTTTCAAACCAGGTTTTTAATCCTGTTTTCATCAGCGCCCATCCGCCGTTATCTGCGTTCAACAACAGGGGTTAAGATCTTTTTTCGAACACGGATAAAAGCGGATAAGAACGGTAGACTGCGTCTGCACTTTCACTTGAGCAGATCACGCACGCACTGCTTGGCTTCCGGAATGTCCAGAAATCGCGTTTTTCCTTCCGCGACACGCCGCTCACGCTCTCGCAGAACCTCCCCGTGCCAATCCGGTGAAGGTACGCTTTCCGGCTCCCTGGCGAGATCATCCCAGATTTCTTCTATCAACTGAAGTTTTTCTGCTGCCGTCATCCGGTCTAACGGGAGTGCAACATTCATCGCATTCTCCTTAAATGGGTGATATGGATCAAAATCAACATACCACCCAATACCGTTGCAAACAACTCGCGCGGCTCAAGACGGTAAGGAATCGGACAGGATAAAAGCGGATAACGGCGGATTGGATTTTTGATTTTCCCACTCCCGACTCCCGACTCCCGACTCCCGACTCCCGACTCCCCACTCCCCACAATCTACCCCCCCCGTACCCGGTCGCCGGAACCTTTGCCGGTGACGGTTTGGATGATGTACGAAAAGTACTTGCCGAGGGTCAAATCTTTGATCATCCGGTCATCGGTTTCGGCCAAAAGCTCTGGGGTCGACATGTCGATTTCATTCACCTGCGCCAAACCGGTAATCCCCGGTCTTACCGCATAAACTCCACGCTTCTCACGTTCGTTGATGAGCTCCTGCTGATTGAACAGGCAGGGACGCGGGCCGACCAGGCTCATCTCCCCCTTGAGCACATTCCATAACTGCGGCAACTCGTCGAGTTTGGTGCGCCGCAGAAAATTACCGAAAGGGGTAATGGCACTGCTGCTTGCCAGATGGCTGGCCACCGACGCCGTCCCCACTTTCATGGTCCGGAATTTCACCAGCACAAAAGGCTCTTTGTTTCTACCGACGCGCTCCTGACGGAAAATGGGGGAGCCGGTATCGAAAAAGCCGAGCAGGGCAACCAGCAGCAACAGGGGAAATCCGACGATCAGTCCGAATAGCGCGAAGAGAATATCAAAGAAGCGGGTAAGAACAAGCAACATCGGTCTCTCTTTTCCGATAAACGCCACATCTGCCGGCTTGAGGATAAACGACCGCGGCGAAAAACCAAAATCCCTGATCGCCGGGTCATGGTCGAAAACCAGATCCTCATTCATCCGTCTCGCCATGGCCGGAGACCAATGACGGAAGCGCGGAAAGAGGCGAAGAAAAGAGACTCCCAGACCGAAGGCAAAGAGCGGAATAGAGAAAAGTCGGGGACGACGACCGAGGGCGTGAAAAACTCGGGTAACCATGTCCCGATAGGACAGGGTCTCGCCGCCGGAGATGTTGTAGGCTCGGTTCGACACGAAGGACGCATTCAGGGCGAAGAGGCAGGCTTCCGCAACATTCTCCCCATGAATCGGCTGGCGCAGGCCCCGGGCCGCACCGAAGAGGGGGAAAAAACCGAAGCGCCGGGCAAAGCGGGCTATCTCGGCGATATTCTTGTCGCGGCCACAGCCATAGATCAGCGTCGGGCGCAGAATGATCCACTCAATGCCCCGGCTTTCGGCCCATTCGCGCAACTGTCGCTCCCCTTCCGCCAGACGACCGGCAACGGCTGTTTCCCGGGGATCCGCGGACTGTTGCTTGGTGAAAAGGCTGGTTGAGGAGAGCGCGACGATCCGACGGGCACCGTGGGCTTCAAGAAAAGAGAAATGATCCGGCAAAACCCAGACCGGAGCAACGCAGATCCACTCGGTAATCGAAGTCGCAGGCAAACCAGGCTCCAGGCGGCGCCAGTCGACGCCGTCGAGAGAAGAACCAAGTTCGGCCTGGCGGGAGAAAGCGATCGGTTGGCGGCCGCCCTTTAGCAACAAGTCAAGAACAGAGGCCCCGACCAGGCTACTCGCCCCCAACACTCCGACCGGCACCGATTTATTCACGCTCCCCCCAAACACGACGAAATCCCAAACGAACAACATGCCGTGCAGCAACCAGAACAAAACGCAACCACACCCCGGCAATGACCAGTCCCATCAGCCCCCAGGGATAGTCGTCACGGAAGAACTTGCGATAAAAACGGACCATCCCCCGATGTTTGTGCCATTCGACAAAGAAGGGGCGACTGCGGCTACAGGCGCCATGGACATGATCGACCCGGGCATCGGGGACAAACAGAATCTTCCAGCCTTTGCGGCGAAAGCGCAAACACCAGTCCAGGTCCTCGCAATGGAGGAAATAGCCCTCATCCCATTCGCCCACGTCGGCAATCGCCGCACGGCGCACCAGCATACAGGCACCGCTGATGGCCTCTACCTCAATCGGGCCGGCGGGAAGGGGTTGTCGGTGCAGATTGAAGTCCTCGAACCAGTGGGGCCAACGCTGGGCGAATCGGGTCAAACCAAAAGCCGTAACAAACGAGCGCCAGGGCGTCGGGATAGCCCGTCGGCCACCAGCCTGCTCGCTGCCATCGGGATTGACCAGAAAGCCGCCGACCATTCCCACGGACGGATCGGATTGCAGAACCTCTAAAAGTCGGGATACGCAGCCGGACGACAGATGACAATCGGGATTGAGAAAAAAAATGTGGTCTTCTTGGGCATGACGGAGCCCGATATTGCAGGCGGCGGAGAAGCCGAGATTGGTGGGATTACGTATAATTTTGATCCGAGATTCGGATGCAAACAGCCTCTGTATGCGATCGATGCTGCCGTCTTCAGACGCATTATCAACGACGATAATTTCAGCGACCTGCTCAAGAGTTGATTGCAGACATTCGCACAAAAAGTCCCCGGCATTATAATTGACAACCACCGCCGAAACAGGGTTCGGAAAAGAGTTCTTCTGTTCATACGCGCCATTGACCGTCATTGTCTTCCCCATCCCTTATACAAGGCCCGCCAGATGTGACGAGTGGAAACAACCCGATCC encodes the following:
- a CDS encoding MFS transporter, with amino-acid sequence MSNIGKLYAFSFLKMTLFPMAVITLFWKDHIGLSLTEILLLQGLFSVATLLMEYPSGYISDRLGYRFSLNLASVLGVIGWGVYTQAENFAGVLIAELLLGVSFAFISGSDSALLFETLKHSGQEEDYARHDGRMTGAAQLGEACGALGAGLMYAAAPLLPFFAQIGVWLLALLISRSLRETPVDHAPLPHSHLTEALQIGREALLDNRHLRYTIFLSTVLGLASFFPVWLIQPTMQQNGVPLAWFGPIWALANLTVALTSLLSQRTFFHLGERGLGVLFLLLTVAGYAGLGWFEAWWGFVFYFLLTAMRGLQGPRLRHHLQQASRRRNRASILSLKSLIFRLLFVLGGPLVGYSADTLGLHPTFLLLGAAFALSLPPLLFLFLTTLPTGRTESS
- a CDS encoding polysaccharide biosynthesis protein, whose translation is MIILLQVAIVAGSLWAAFALRFDFRIPETYLSRFYSLLPAVLLIKLGVFGWLGLLRGWWRYVSMADLVVIVKANVIASLLVLLYAFLAFRGGGIPRTVLVLDWVFCFMTMGGVRFITRAFREHYLPMPSRNRLPRKRILVVGAGDAGQMIAREIRMNPALNLEMVGFVDDDPHKRKQRFQGFPVMGKVRRAGRICQEKGVDEIIIAIPSASGVELRRIVELCRNTGVVCKTLPGMGQMIHGQVSIQQVKDVELEDLLGREPACLDWARIANYLQGKRVLVTGAGGSIGSEICRQIARFQPKKLVLFENGETPLFLIESELRSSFPTVPIVPIVGDIRFKARVEAIFDEFLPEVVFHAAAYKHVPMMECNPAEAANNNVRGTRIIADAAHRFGAERFVMISTDKAVNPTNVMGASKRAAELYVQALAKRSRTNFVTVRFGNVLGSNGSVIPIFKEQIAKGGPVTVTHPEVTRYFMTIPEASQLVLQAASMGKGGEIFLLDMGEPVKIVKLAEELIQLSGYQPYEDIEIIFTGLRPGEKLYEELLLAGEGVQPTCHEKIMVAKAAECDEAVLVRQIEELYQLARSLDLDGVVEKLQEMVPEFQPTTPGRRKSKPQLVLVKNGSDGA
- a CDS encoding nucleotidyltransferase family protein; protein product: MPELQVEPKDLRIIQRILRTLVPGMEVWAFGSRVHGENLKPFSDLDLVVISPVPLPCLQMLDLKEAFTESDLPFKVDLLDWSTLGESFRKKIAQSYLVVQLS
- a CDS encoding type II toxin-antitoxin system MqsA family antitoxin encodes the protein MNDSLQVCPLCAEGHLHEQIGKNKVEYKGQTAELDLHYHLCNVCGGEQSDAAQLRANKRAMMAFRKRVDGLLSGAEVRALRERMGISQAEAAKLFGGGPVAFSKYESDDVAQSEAMDKLLRLAAELPETLAFLKHRAGMEDLRPPRWTSFPLPALQQKRHNYKVVSSSLPESERDWKKCG
- a CDS encoding addiction module protein — protein: MNVALPLDRMTAAEKLQLIEEIWDDLAREPESVPSPDWHGEVLRERERRVAEGKTRFLDIPEAKQCVRDLLK
- a CDS encoding sugar transferase; this encodes MLLVLTRFFDILFALFGLIVGFPLLLLVALLGFFDTGSPIFRQERVGRNKEPFVLVKFRTMKVGTASVASHLASSSAITPFGNFLRRTKLDELPQLWNVLKGEMSLVGPRPCLFNQQELINEREKRGVYAVRPGITGLAQVNEIDMSTPELLAETDDRMIKDLTLGKYFSYIIQTVTGKGSGDRVRGG
- a CDS encoding glycosyltransferase family 2 protein, whose protein sequence is MTVNGAYEQKNSFPNPVSAVVVNYNAGDFLCECLQSTLEQVAEIIVVDNASEDGSIDRIQRLFASESRIKIIRNPTNLGFSAACNIGLRHAQEDHIFFLNPDCHLSSGCVSRLLEVLQSDPSVGMVGGFLVNPDGSEQAGGRRAIPTPWRSFVTAFGLTRFAQRWPHWFEDFNLHRQPLPAGPIEVEAISGACMLVRRAAIADVGEWDEGYFLHCEDLDWCLRFRRKGWKILFVPDARVDHVHGACSRSRPFFVEWHKHRGMVRFYRKFFRDDYPWGLMGLVIAGVWLRFVLVAARHVVRLGFRRVWGERE